From one Pseudopipra pipra isolate bDixPip1 chromosome 2, bDixPip1.hap1, whole genome shotgun sequence genomic stretch:
- the CCDC82 gene encoding coiled-coil domain-containing protein 82 isoform X1, which translates to MFSVSLPMEIKAPVRRYETRNKAAGAELSSSKSRVDWRRTKRELILLDSSDESSATSEEEEPTTSESETDEKDETFIKSGLSDREEKGHNAEGTDDGEDECIVPGKRKRSNTSVLYDSDESQDSDVLVRKVFAKRRCIMDEDDSSEEQQPDKTCPTENVSTSRKQKVFAKLKELARKSAARRSCSSANWEDSNSEAEIEEEPLCHLPLTPTEGSETDSGSMEDFIVEEDEDDDDDDDNNIERVKSENQPQQKQLNTSNSELLSYYIPQLPRCDHYVHFKRIVKAFLINAIDDTFLSSLYDGTRQKKYAQDMLLSLHYLDDRFIQPRLENLIARSRWKDRYKERVDCYPDVRIILKNPKTMSCQACELKRYCKFKVLLSGQLYNSKTLEVDDFMSNDKQVLKVGLVCANRTRIYHNLKHFKYKLYVDCSSVAELDGVEDEPVKDTVERLFSHLEETGWIQKRYDDLEDCMDDADSFQEEKID; encoded by the exons ATGTTTTCAGTAAG CCTCCCAATGGAGATAAAAGCACCTGTCAGAAGATACGAAACAAGAAAtaaggcagcaggagcagagctgtcgTCTTCCAAATCCCGGGTCGATTGGAGGCGTACTAAAAGGGAACTCATACTACTTGACAGCAGTGACGAATCCTCAGCTACctctgaggaggaggagccTACCACATCAGAAAGTGAAACAGATGAAAAGGATGAAACTTTCATTAAGAGCGGTCTTTCAGATCGGGAAGAAAAAGGTCACAATGCAGAAGGAACGGATGATGGGGAGGATGAGTGCATTGTGCCTGGGAAGCGTAAGAGGTCGAACACCTCTGTCTTGTATGACAGTGATGAAAGTCAGGACAGTGACGTCCTGGTTAGAAAAGTTTTTGCTAAGCGGCGCTGTATAATGGATGAGGATGACAGTTCCGAAGAACAGCAACCTGATAAAACGTGCCCTACAGAGAATGTTTCTACTAGTAGGAAACAGAAAGTGTTTGCAAAACTGAAAGAACTTGCAAGAAAAAGTGCAGCTCGGAGATCTTGCAGCAGTGCAAACTGGGAG gATTCTAATAGTGAAGCAGAAATAGAAGAGGAACCGCTTTGTCACTTGCCCCTCACACCAACAGAAGGTAGTGAAACTGACAGTGGCAGCATGGAAGATTTTATAGtagaggaagatgaagatgatgatgacgATGATGACAACAACATAGAGCGAGTAAAGAGTGAAAATCAGCCACAACAAAAGCAACTAAATACATCAAATAGCGAGTTGCTGTCATACTACATCCCACAGT TACCTCGCTGTGATCATTATGTACACTTCAAAAGAATAGTAAAGGCTTTCCTCATAAATGCAATTGATGACACTTTTCTGAGCTCATTATATG ATGGAACAAGACAAAAGAAGTATGCACAAGATATGTTGCTCTCACTTCATTATTTGGACGACCGCTTCATTCAGCCTCGGCTTGAGAACTTAATCGCTAGAAGTCGCTGGAAAGATCGATACAAG GAGCGTGTGGATTGTTACCCAGATGTTCGCATAATCCTGAAAAATCCAAAAACTATGTCTTGTCAGGCCTGTGAATTGAAGCGGTATTGTAAGTTTAAAGTGTTGCTCTCTGGACAGCTTTATAATAGTAAAACTTTGGAAGTGGATGACTTCATGTCAAATGACAAGCAG GTTTTGAAGGTTGGTTTGGTGTGTGCAAATCGTACAAGAATTTATCACAATTTGAAGCACTTCAAGTACAAGTTGTACGTGGATTGCAGCTCTGTTGCCGAATTGGATGGTGTTGAGGATGAACCAGTCAAAGACACTGTAGAACGGCTTTTCAGCCACTTGGAAGAGACTGGGTGGATTCAGAAG agatACGATGATCTTGAAGATTGCATGGATGATGCAGACAGTtttcaagaagagaaaattgaTTAA
- the CCDC82 gene encoding coiled-coil domain-containing protein 82 isoform X2, with amino-acid sequence MEIKAPVRRYETRNKAAGAELSSSKSRVDWRRTKRELILLDSSDESSATSEEEEPTTSESETDEKDETFIKSGLSDREEKGHNAEGTDDGEDECIVPGKRKRSNTSVLYDSDESQDSDVLVRKVFAKRRCIMDEDDSSEEQQPDKTCPTENVSTSRKQKVFAKLKELARKSAARRSCSSANWEDSNSEAEIEEEPLCHLPLTPTEGSETDSGSMEDFIVEEDEDDDDDDDNNIERVKSENQPQQKQLNTSNSELLSYYIPQLPRCDHYVHFKRIVKAFLINAIDDTFLSSLYDGTRQKKYAQDMLLSLHYLDDRFIQPRLENLIARSRWKDRYKERVDCYPDVRIILKNPKTMSCQACELKRYCKFKVLLSGQLYNSKTLEVDDFMSNDKQVLKVGLVCANRTRIYHNLKHFKYKLYVDCSSVAELDGVEDEPVKDTVERLFSHLEETGWIQKRYDDLEDCMDDADSFQEEKID; translated from the exons ATGGAGATAAAAGCACCTGTCAGAAGATACGAAACAAGAAAtaaggcagcaggagcagagctgtcgTCTTCCAAATCCCGGGTCGATTGGAGGCGTACTAAAAGGGAACTCATACTACTTGACAGCAGTGACGAATCCTCAGCTACctctgaggaggaggagccTACCACATCAGAAAGTGAAACAGATGAAAAGGATGAAACTTTCATTAAGAGCGGTCTTTCAGATCGGGAAGAAAAAGGTCACAATGCAGAAGGAACGGATGATGGGGAGGATGAGTGCATTGTGCCTGGGAAGCGTAAGAGGTCGAACACCTCTGTCTTGTATGACAGTGATGAAAGTCAGGACAGTGACGTCCTGGTTAGAAAAGTTTTTGCTAAGCGGCGCTGTATAATGGATGAGGATGACAGTTCCGAAGAACAGCAACCTGATAAAACGTGCCCTACAGAGAATGTTTCTACTAGTAGGAAACAGAAAGTGTTTGCAAAACTGAAAGAACTTGCAAGAAAAAGTGCAGCTCGGAGATCTTGCAGCAGTGCAAACTGGGAG gATTCTAATAGTGAAGCAGAAATAGAAGAGGAACCGCTTTGTCACTTGCCCCTCACACCAACAGAAGGTAGTGAAACTGACAGTGGCAGCATGGAAGATTTTATAGtagaggaagatgaagatgatgatgacgATGATGACAACAACATAGAGCGAGTAAAGAGTGAAAATCAGCCACAACAAAAGCAACTAAATACATCAAATAGCGAGTTGCTGTCATACTACATCCCACAGT TACCTCGCTGTGATCATTATGTACACTTCAAAAGAATAGTAAAGGCTTTCCTCATAAATGCAATTGATGACACTTTTCTGAGCTCATTATATG ATGGAACAAGACAAAAGAAGTATGCACAAGATATGTTGCTCTCACTTCATTATTTGGACGACCGCTTCATTCAGCCTCGGCTTGAGAACTTAATCGCTAGAAGTCGCTGGAAAGATCGATACAAG GAGCGTGTGGATTGTTACCCAGATGTTCGCATAATCCTGAAAAATCCAAAAACTATGTCTTGTCAGGCCTGTGAATTGAAGCGGTATTGTAAGTTTAAAGTGTTGCTCTCTGGACAGCTTTATAATAGTAAAACTTTGGAAGTGGATGACTTCATGTCAAATGACAAGCAG GTTTTGAAGGTTGGTTTGGTGTGTGCAAATCGTACAAGAATTTATCACAATTTGAAGCACTTCAAGTACAAGTTGTACGTGGATTGCAGCTCTGTTGCCGAATTGGATGGTGTTGAGGATGAACCAGTCAAAGACACTGTAGAACGGCTTTTCAGCCACTTGGAAGAGACTGGGTGGATTCAGAAG agatACGATGATCTTGAAGATTGCATGGATGATGCAGACAGTtttcaagaagagaaaattgaTTAA